The following are from one region of the Thiohalorhabdus sp. Cl-TMA genome:
- a CDS encoding M14 family metallopeptidase translates to MGLPEGLLEREARELEDVLGAPALLHLPGRREPALFVSVLLHGNETTGWEAVRRVLRRYGGGPLPRAMSVFVGNVAAARSGQRRLDGQPDYNRIWRGSGTPEHALAAEVHARMAERGVLASVDIHNNTGRNPHYGCVNRLDHRFLHLATLFSRTVVYFTRPDAVQSNAFAELAPAITVECGQPGDASGAAHAAELVDAMLHLREVPVHPVPRHDYDLYHTVATVNVRDSVRFGFEGGELVLRDDLDRLNFRELPAGTGLAEVRGRSGAAEDYVVARDEQGAEVTDRYFHVDRGELRTRLRVMPSMLSHDPTIIRQDCLCYLMERLPPLA, encoded by the coding sequence GGACTTCCCGAGGGCCTCCTGGAGCGGGAGGCCCGGGAGCTGGAAGACGTCCTGGGCGCCCCGGCCCTCCTCCACCTACCCGGGCGCCGCGAGCCGGCCCTGTTCGTTTCCGTGCTGCTGCACGGCAACGAGACCACCGGCTGGGAGGCGGTCCGCCGGGTGCTCCGGCGCTACGGGGGCGGGCCCCTGCCGCGTGCCATGAGTGTATTCGTGGGCAACGTGGCCGCCGCCCGGAGCGGCCAGCGCCGTCTGGACGGACAGCCGGATTACAATCGCATCTGGCGCGGCTCGGGTACCCCGGAGCACGCTTTGGCCGCCGAGGTCCACGCGCGCATGGCGGAGCGGGGTGTGCTCGCCAGCGTCGACATCCACAACAACACCGGCCGCAACCCCCACTACGGCTGCGTCAACCGCCTCGATCACCGTTTCCTGCACCTGGCCACCCTGTTCAGCCGTACAGTGGTCTACTTCACCCGCCCTGATGCCGTGCAGTCCAATGCCTTCGCCGAGCTGGCCCCGGCCATAACCGTGGAATGCGGACAGCCTGGGGATGCGTCGGGCGCGGCCCATGCGGCGGAGCTGGTGGACGCCATGCTGCATTTGCGGGAGGTGCCGGTCCACCCGGTGCCCCGGCACGACTACGACCTCTACCACACGGTGGCCACGGTCAATGTGCGGGACTCCGTGCGCTTCGGCTTCGAGGGGGGCGAGCTGGTTCTCCGGGACGACCTGGACCGCCTCAATTTCCGCGAGCTTCCGGCGGGCACCGGCCTGGCCGAGGTGCGGGGGCGCAGTGGCGCGGCAGAGGACTACGTGGTCGCCCGCGACGAGCAGGGTGCCGAGGTGACGGACCGCTATTTCCATGTGGACCGCGGCGAGCTGCGGACGCGGCTGCGGGTCATGCCCTCCATGCTCAGCCACGATCCGACCATCATCCGTCAGGACTGCCTCTGCTACCTCATGGAGCGATTGCCGCCGCTGGCTTGA
- a CDS encoding class I SAM-dependent methyltransferase encodes MTALDAGVRMDRMYRLQRHVYDLTRKYYLLGRDRLIQTLDAGPGERYVEVGCGTARNLVRAARRYPAARWYGVEPSAAMLRTAGATLRRTGLEQRITLVHGDAVSFDPGPDCGLDRPPDGIWFSYALSMIPEWRAALDHAAALLPPGGTLHVVDFGDLAGLPPPFTRLLDGWLTRFEVTRRPEAIADHLRALQGTLEATALYRGYGLLLRFQKA; translated from the coding sequence ATGACCGCGCTGGACGCGGGAGTGCGCATGGATCGGATGTACCGGCTCCAGCGCCACGTCTACGACCTCACCCGCAAGTACTACCTGCTTGGCCGGGACCGGCTCATCCAGACCCTGGACGCGGGGCCCGGCGAGCGGTACGTGGAGGTGGGCTGCGGCACCGCGCGCAATCTGGTGCGGGCGGCGCGCCGCTACCCCGCGGCCCGCTGGTACGGCGTGGAGCCATCCGCCGCCATGCTGCGCACCGCGGGGGCGACGCTGCGCCGCACGGGGCTGGAACAGCGGATCACGCTCGTCCACGGGGACGCGGTCTCCTTCGATCCCGGCCCGGACTGCGGGCTCGATCGCCCGCCCGACGGCATCTGGTTCTCCTACGCCCTGTCCATGATCCCGGAATGGCGGGCGGCCCTGGACCACGCGGCGGCGCTCCTCCCGCCGGGCGGGACCCTGCACGTGGTGGACTTCGGCGACCTCGCCGGACTGCCGCCCCCCTTCACGCGCTTGCTGGACGGCTGGCTCACACGGTTCGAGGTCACCCGGCGTCCGGAGGCCATCGCCGATCACCTCCGCGCCCTGCAGGGGACCCTGGAGGCCACCGCCCTGTACCGGGGCTACGGACTGCTGCTCCGGTTCCAGAAGGCCTGA
- a CDS encoding DUF3419 family protein, which produces METRQLLDEAVRDDADRPSRPLQDRLFTLLFRGFVYPQIWEDPAVDLAAMELEPGHRVVTIASGGCNVLNYLAAAPVRITALDLNPAHLALTRLKLAAVTYLPGHEDFFRMFGHADERDNVRRYERHLRERLDPETRAHWEARQGLRGRRIDLLARNLYRYGLLGRFIGGVHLLARLHGRNPRRVLAAAGPEERREAVRRVTRPVFANPLVRAFCRMPLSLYGLGIPPAQFRSLTASADGDLPALLRARLERLACDFPMEDNYFAWQAFGRGYDRKQRKAVPDYLKEEHFGALRERVDGVTTRQASMTDFLAEQPAASQDRYVLLDAQDWMSTRQLAALWTEINRTARPGARVIFRTAGEASPLESTLPAALLEPWTYDRDASAELTVRDRSSIYGGFHLYRRPE; this is translated from the coding sequence ATGGAAACCCGCCAACTGCTGGACGAGGCCGTGCGGGACGACGCCGACCGGCCGAGCCGGCCCCTGCAGGACCGCCTGTTCACCCTCCTGTTCCGGGGGTTCGTCTATCCCCAGATCTGGGAGGATCCGGCGGTGGACCTGGCCGCCATGGAGCTGGAGCCGGGCCACCGCGTGGTCACCATCGCCTCCGGCGGCTGCAACGTCCTGAATTATCTGGCCGCCGCGCCCGTGCGGATCACGGCACTGGATCTGAATCCCGCCCACCTCGCCCTCACGCGCCTCAAGCTCGCCGCGGTGACATATCTGCCCGGCCATGAGGATTTCTTCCGCATGTTCGGACATGCGGACGAGCGGGACAACGTGCGGCGCTACGAGCGCCACCTGCGGGAACGGCTGGACCCGGAGACCCGGGCCCACTGGGAAGCCCGGCAGGGACTGCGCGGTCGCCGCATCGACCTGCTGGCGCGTAACCTGTACCGCTACGGCCTGCTGGGCCGCTTCATCGGCGGGGTCCACCTGCTGGCCCGCCTGCACGGCCGTAATCCGCGCCGGGTCCTGGCGGCCGCCGGCCCCGAAGAGCGCCGCGAGGCCGTGCGGCGCGTCACGCGGCCGGTGTTCGCCAACCCCCTGGTACGCGCCTTCTGCCGCATGCCGCTTTCCCTTTACGGACTCGGCATCCCGCCGGCCCAGTTCCGCAGCCTCACCGCCAGCGCCGACGGCGACCTGCCCGCGCTGCTGCGGGCCCGCCTGGAGCGTCTGGCCTGCGATTTCCCCATGGAGGACAACTACTTCGCCTGGCAGGCCTTCGGCCGCGGCTACGACCGCAAACAGCGCAAGGCGGTCCCGGACTACCTGAAGGAGGAGCACTTCGGCGCCCTGCGCGAACGGGTGGACGGCGTCACCACCCGCCAGGCCAGCATGACCGATTTCCTCGCCGAACAGCCCGCGGCGAGCCAGGACCGCTACGTGCTGCTCGATGCCCAGGACTGGATGAGCACCCGGCAGCTCGCCGCCTTGTGGACGGAGATCAACCGCACGGCCCGCCCCGGGGCCCGGGTGATCTTCCGAACGGCGGGCGAGGCCAGTCCCCTGGAGAGTACGCTCCCCGCCGCCCTTCTGGAGCCGTGGACCTACGACCGGGATGCGAGCGCCGAGCTCACCGTCCGCGACCGCTCCTCCATCTACGGGGGCTTCCACCTCTATCGGAGGCCGGAATGA
- the msrA gene encoding peptide-methionine (S)-S-oxide reductase MsrA, translating into MAIATFGAGCFWGIEAAFRRVEGVTDVTVGYSGGDVEHPTYKQVCTGKTGHAEAVRVEFDPNRLGYEELLEVFWSIHDPTQVNRQGPDVGTQYRSVIFFHDTDQEAAARASLERAQERYRSPIATEIVPAPDFYAAEDYHQRYLEKRGMV; encoded by the coding sequence ATGGCAATCGCAACCTTTGGAGCCGGCTGTTTCTGGGGGATCGAGGCGGCCTTCCGCCGCGTGGAAGGGGTCACCGACGTGACGGTGGGCTACAGCGGCGGGGATGTCGAGCATCCCACCTACAAACAGGTGTGCACGGGAAAGACGGGCCACGCCGAAGCGGTCCGGGTGGAGTTCGACCCGAACCGCCTCGGCTACGAAGAGCTGCTGGAGGTGTTCTGGTCCATCCACGATCCCACGCAGGTGAATCGCCAGGGGCCGGATGTGGGGACCCAGTACCGGAGCGTGATCTTCTTCCACGACACGGACCAGGAGGCGGCCGCCCGGGCCTCCCTGGAGCGAGCCCAGGAGCGGTACCGAAGCCCCATCGCCACGGAGATCGTCCCGGCGCCCGACTTTTATGCGGCGGAGGACTACCACCAGCGCTACCTGGAAAAGCGGGGAATGGTCTGA
- a CDS encoding DUF423 domain-containing protein produces MPVGHKFLILGAANAAVAVILGAFAAHGLRGKLGERMLEVFHTGVEYHFYHALGLILVGVVVLTLGPLPWLRAAGWVMLAGILIFAGTLYGLALGGPGWLGAITPLGGTAFILSWILFALAVWRAP; encoded by the coding sequence ATGCCGGTAGGGCATAAGTTTCTGATATTGGGGGCGGCCAATGCCGCCGTGGCCGTGATCCTCGGGGCCTTTGCCGCCCACGGGCTGCGCGGCAAGCTCGGAGAGCGCATGCTGGAGGTGTTCCACACGGGCGTAGAGTACCATTTCTATCACGCCCTGGGCCTGATCCTGGTGGGCGTGGTGGTCCTGACCCTCGGTCCGCTGCCCTGGCTGCGGGCCGCCGGCTGGGTCATGTTGGCCGGTATCCTGATCTTCGCGGGGACTCTCTACGGGCTCGCCCTGGGCGGGCCGGGCTGGCTGGGCGCCATCACGCCCCTGGGAGGAACCGCCTTCATCCTTTCCTGGATCCTGTTCGCGCTCGCCGTCTGGCGCGCCCCCTGA
- a CDS encoding BCCT family transporter translates to MQNLVLRNRRGEPYIDLNPVVFFTAAALIVLFVAITIANVDVAEEMFSTVQATIATYTGWFFVLAVNILLGFMLVLLFTRFGRIRLGGNGARPEFGYVGWFAMLFSAGMGIGLVFYGVAEPILHYINPPLSPHNAQPRTVLAAEDAMGIAYLHWGLHAWAIYAFVALCLAFFGFNRGLPLSIRSAFHPLLGERIYRWPGHMIDILATLATLFGVATSLGLGVQQVNGGLNYLFGLEQGLPVQIVLIAIITAIATVSVVSGLDKGIRRISETNMVVAGLLLLFVMLVGPTLFLLNGFVENLGFYLQNFPTLATWTETYTHTQWQNDWTVFYWGWWIAWSPFVGMFIARVSYGRTIREFIAAVLFIPTVVTFIWLTIFGDSALQIEMMGDGGIAAVAQQDVARSLFAFLDHLPLATITSLLATLVVITFFVTSSDSGSLVIDIITAGGKADPPTTQRVFWAVSEGIVAAVLLVGGGLTALQTASITTGFPFGILLLIMCYTLIKGMQRYVYEQHLDLRPWEERGVPFSTEREYRATPPLEED, encoded by the coding sequence ATGCAGAATCTGGTGCTCCGAAATCGGCGGGGCGAGCCGTATATCGATCTGAACCCAGTGGTCTTCTTCACCGCCGCGGCGCTGATCGTGCTGTTCGTGGCCATCACCATCGCCAACGTGGACGTGGCCGAGGAGATGTTCAGCACGGTCCAGGCGACCATCGCCACCTACACCGGGTGGTTCTTCGTCCTGGCGGTGAACATCCTGCTGGGCTTCATGCTGGTCCTGCTGTTCACCCGTTTCGGCCGTATCCGGCTGGGTGGTAACGGAGCCCGCCCGGAATTCGGCTACGTGGGCTGGTTCGCCATGCTGTTTTCCGCGGGTATGGGCATCGGACTGGTGTTCTACGGGGTGGCGGAGCCCATCCTCCACTACATCAATCCGCCGCTGAGTCCCCACAACGCCCAGCCCAGGACGGTGCTGGCCGCTGAAGATGCCATGGGGATTGCGTATCTGCATTGGGGATTGCATGCATGGGCCATCTACGCTTTCGTTGCCCTGTGCTTGGCTTTCTTCGGTTTTAACCGTGGACTGCCGCTTTCCATCCGCTCCGCCTTTCATCCGTTGCTCGGTGAGCGAATCTACCGGTGGCCGGGGCATATGATCGACATCCTCGCCACCCTCGCTACCCTGTTCGGGGTGGCGACCTCCCTCGGACTGGGGGTGCAGCAGGTGAACGGCGGTCTGAATTATCTGTTCGGGCTGGAGCAGGGCCTGCCGGTGCAGATCGTGCTCATCGCCATCATTACCGCCATCGCTACGGTTTCTGTGGTATCCGGCCTGGACAAGGGCATCCGGCGCATCTCGGAGACCAACATGGTGGTGGCCGGTCTGCTGTTGCTGTTCGTCATGTTGGTGGGGCCCACGCTGTTCCTGCTCAACGGCTTCGTGGAGAACCTGGGCTTCTACCTGCAGAATTTCCCCACGCTGGCCACCTGGACGGAGACCTATACGCACACCCAGTGGCAGAACGACTGGACGGTGTTCTATTGGGGCTGGTGGATCGCCTGGTCGCCCTTCGTGGGCATGTTCATCGCCCGGGTCTCTTATGGCCGCACCATCCGTGAGTTCATAGCCGCGGTGCTGTTCATCCCCACCGTGGTTACCTTCATCTGGCTCACCATCTTCGGCGACAGCGCCCTGCAGATCGAGATGATGGGTGACGGCGGCATCGCCGCGGTGGCCCAGCAGGACGTGGCCCGCTCCCTGTTCGCCTTCCTCGACCATCTTCCCCTGGCCACCATCACCAGCCTGCTGGCGACCCTCGTGGTGATCACCTTTTTCGTCACCTCCTCCGATTCCGGCTCCCTGGTAATCGACATCATTACCGCCGGCGGCAAGGCCGATCCGCCCACCACACAGCGGGTGTTCTGGGCGGTCTCCGAGGGGATCGTGGCGGCGGTGCTGCTGGTGGGCGGCGGCCTCACCGCCCTGCAGACCGCGTCCATCACCACCGGGTTCCCCTTCGGCATCCTGCTGCTGATCATGTGCTACACCCTGATCAAGGGCATGCAGCGCTATGTCTACGAACAGCATCTGGATCTGCGTCCCTGGGAGGAGCGTGGGGTGCCTTTCAGCACGGAGCGCGAATACCGGGCCACGCCGCCGCTGGAGGAGGATTAG
- a CDS encoding truncated hemoglobin, with protein sequence MVRKLEPLCDKIGYHRVEAVVRDFYERLRADEALAPFFLPIADREAHEQKVIGYWWVAMGGRMAEPPVVDMIGAHSSLGITRSLLDRWLLLFQKTLEAHLEPELADQWRQMAEAVGDRMRAHVIRAR encoded by the coding sequence ATGGTCCGCAAGCTGGAGCCCTTGTGCGACAAGATCGGCTACCATCGGGTGGAAGCCGTGGTGCGGGATTTCTATGAGCGGCTGCGGGCCGACGAGGCGCTCGCCCCGTTCTTCCTCCCCATTGCCGATCGGGAGGCGCACGAGCAGAAGGTTATCGGCTACTGGTGGGTCGCCATGGGCGGGCGGATGGCCGAGCCCCCCGTGGTGGATATGATCGGTGCCCACAGCTCCCTGGGGATTACGCGTAGCCTTCTGGATAGGTGGCTGTTATTGTTCCAGAAAACCCTGGAAGCGCATCTGGAGCCCGAGCTGGCGGACCAGTGGCGGCAGATGGCGGAAGCCGTGGGAGACAGGATGCGCGCTCACGTGATCCGGGCCCGCTGA
- a CDS encoding TenA family transcriptional regulator: MAFYQRFYDATLEQRTELREMPGLQHLVTEGLAKEEYLGFLTQLYHMVWHFCPTMAAAASRMGEDRRELRYALYHDIEEEKGHEEWVLSDVRDLGGDPEAVRSSTPSPELQALIGYNYYAVERVSPCAVFGMIYVLEETAADLASRAADALAARLGLEPPEGLSFLSSHGDMDVEHVAELRELLDGIEAPVDQEAIIEAARVNYRLFGGLFRA; encoded by the coding sequence ATGGCCTTTTACCAGCGCTTCTACGACGCCACCCTGGAGCAACGCACCGAGCTCCGGGAGATGCCCGGCCTTCAGCATCTGGTCACCGAGGGCCTCGCCAAGGAGGAATACCTCGGTTTCCTGACCCAGCTGTACCACATGGTATGGCACTTCTGCCCCACCATGGCCGCCGCGGCCTCGCGCATGGGCGAGGACCGCCGCGAGCTCCGCTATGCCCTCTATCACGATATCGAGGAGGAGAAAGGCCACGAGGAGTGGGTCCTGAGCGACGTCCGGGACCTGGGCGGCGATCCCGAGGCGGTTCGCAGCTCCACCCCGAGTCCCGAGCTGCAGGCCCTGATCGGCTACAATTACTACGCGGTGGAGCGGGTGAGTCCCTGCGCGGTGTTCGGCATGATCTACGTTCTCGAGGAGACCGCCGCCGACCTCGCCTCCCGGGCCGCCGACGCGCTGGCCGCCCGGCTGGGGCTGGAGCCGCCCGAGGGGCTGAGCTTCCTGAGCTCCCACGGCGACATGGACGTGGAGCATGTGGCGGAGCTGCGCGAGCTGCTGGACGGCATCGAAGCGCCCGTGGACCAGGAGGCCATTATCGAGGCCGCGCGGGTGAACTATCGGCTGTTCGGAGGGCTCTTCCGCGCCTGA
- a CDS encoding MAPEG family protein, whose amino-acid sequence MPVSITSLYAALNALVLIGLAIRVSAVRRAAGINIGTGAHPGLERAVRAHANAAENIPMGMVLLLTLELVGGAAWLLHACGSLFVAGRVLHGWGLNRSAGASFGRVAGMTLTWGIMAALAAANLLALAGLPAIRA is encoded by the coding sequence ATGCCCGTATCCATTACCAGCCTGTACGCCGCCCTGAACGCCCTGGTGCTGATAGGGCTGGCCATCCGGGTGAGCGCGGTGCGCCGAGCGGCGGGCATCAATATCGGCACCGGGGCACATCCGGGCCTGGAGCGGGCGGTCCGGGCGCACGCCAATGCCGCGGAGAACATCCCCATGGGGATGGTGCTGCTGCTCACCCTGGAGCTGGTGGGGGGCGCGGCGTGGCTGCTCCACGCCTGCGGAAGCCTGTTCGTGGCGGGACGGGTGCTGCATGGCTGGGGCTTAAACCGCTCGGCCGGGGCCTCCTTCGGCCGGGTGGCGGGTATGACGCTCACCTGGGGGATTATGGCGGCCCTGGCCGCGGCCAACCTGCTGGCCCTGGCCGGCTTACCGGCAATCCGGGCCTAA
- the hemH gene encoding ferrochelatase: protein MPRFKGEPDYRHGSPERTGVLLTNLGTPDAPDRPSLRRYLREFLWDPRVVEVPRPLWWLILHGVILRTRPARSAESYEQVWDTMGEGSPLMAISRRQREGLQARLEARFDGPVTVALGMRYGRPSLAEGLAELNRAGARRILVLPLYPQYSGSTTASTFDAVTRELRSWRWVPELRFIQHYPKDPGYIAALADSVREHWAAHGEPDRLVMSFHGVPKRYLLQGDPYHCECQATARLLAEALGLPEERWQVTFQSRFGRAEWLQPYTDATMQALPGEGVKRVDLICPGFPADCLETLQEINDENREYFQAAGGETFHYIPALNDRADHLDALAELAARHCQGWPEHAGWDPARAEAEAEASRERAHALGAER from the coding sequence ATGCCGCGCTTCAAAGGGGAACCGGACTACCGCCACGGCAGTCCCGAGCGCACGGGCGTGCTGCTCACCAATCTGGGCACCCCGGACGCCCCCGACCGCCCGTCCCTGCGCCGCTACCTCAGGGAATTCCTGTGGGATCCGCGCGTTGTGGAGGTTCCCCGGCCGCTGTGGTGGCTGATCCTGCACGGTGTGATCCTGCGCACCCGACCGGCCCGCTCCGCGGAGTCCTACGAGCAGGTCTGGGACACCATGGGCGAGGGATCGCCGCTGATGGCCATCTCCCGCCGTCAGCGGGAAGGCCTGCAGGCGCGGCTAGAGGCGCGCTTCGACGGTCCGGTAACGGTGGCTCTGGGCATGCGCTACGGCAGGCCCTCGCTGGCGGAGGGGCTGGCGGAGCTCAACCGGGCCGGCGCCCGGCGCATCCTGGTGCTGCCGCTCTACCCGCAGTACTCCGGCTCCACCACCGCCTCCACCTTCGACGCGGTGACCCGGGAGCTGCGGAGCTGGCGCTGGGTACCGGAGCTGCGCTTCATCCAGCACTACCCCAAGGACCCGGGCTACATCGCCGCCCTGGCCGACAGCGTCCGCGAGCACTGGGCCGCGCACGGCGAGCCGGACCGGCTCGTGATGTCCTTCCACGGCGTGCCCAAGCGCTATCTGCTGCAGGGCGACCCCTACCACTGCGAGTGCCAGGCCACGGCCCGGCTGCTGGCGGAGGCCCTGGGGCTGCCGGAGGAGCGCTGGCAGGTGACCTTCCAGTCGCGCTTCGGCCGGGCCGAATGGCTCCAGCCCTACACGGACGCCACCATGCAGGCCCTGCCCGGCGAAGGGGTGAAGAGGGTGGACCTGATCTGTCCGGGCTTCCCCGCCGACTGCCTGGAGACCCTGCAGGAGATCAACGACGAGAACCGCGAGTACTTCCAGGCCGCCGGCGGCGAGACTTTCCACTACATCCCGGCGCTGAACGACCGCGCGGACCACCTGGACGCGCTGGCGGAGCTGGCCGCGCGCCACTGCCAAGGCTGGCCGGAGCACGCCGGATGGGACCCCGCCCGGGCCGAGGCGGAGGCGGAAGCCAGCCGGGAGCGCGCCCACGCCCTGGGCGCGGAGCGGTAG
- a CDS encoding ABC transporter permease encodes MASLNRIWGLIVKELLALLKDPRARVVLIAPPLVQLLVFGYAATFDVNDVRVGVLNRDGGELSRRLVAGFSGAPAFHVTRHLDQIRQARPLLGDKKVDMVLHIGPDFGAHLHRGRAARAQVLVDGRNSNTAAIISQYAGSIVAAFNREALGNGGDAELAIRAWFNPNLVSRWFIVPGLVGVLTLVVTTLVTALSVAREREAGTFNQLLVTPLRPPEILLGKALPAIFIGLAEASVIVAFAVFWFGVPLAGDLRLLYLGLLLFMLSTVGMGLLISSLCATQQQALLGAFLYIVPAIILSGFATPIANMPETVQDLTLLDPLRYCLVVVRGVFLKDLPLELLLPQLWPMALIGLVTLSAAGALFRSRLG; translated from the coding sequence ATCGCCAGCCTGAACCGGATCTGGGGACTGATCGTCAAGGAGCTCCTGGCCCTGCTCAAGGACCCGCGGGCGCGCGTGGTACTCATCGCGCCGCCCCTGGTACAGCTCCTGGTGTTCGGCTACGCGGCCACCTTCGACGTCAACGACGTCCGGGTGGGGGTGCTCAACCGCGACGGCGGGGAGCTTTCCCGGCGGCTCGTGGCCGGTTTCTCCGGGGCACCCGCCTTCCATGTCACCCGCCACCTGGACCAGATCCGCCAGGCCCGGCCCCTTTTGGGGGACAAGAAGGTGGACATGGTGCTGCACATCGGCCCCGATTTCGGCGCCCATCTCCACCGGGGACGGGCCGCCCGGGCGCAGGTGCTGGTGGACGGCCGCAACTCCAACACCGCCGCCATCATTTCCCAGTACGCCGGCAGCATCGTCGCGGCCTTCAACCGGGAGGCCCTGGGCAACGGCGGGGACGCGGAGCTGGCGATCCGGGCCTGGTTCAATCCCAACCTGGTGAGCCGCTGGTTCATCGTGCCGGGGCTGGTGGGCGTGCTTACCCTGGTGGTGACCACGCTAGTCACCGCCCTGTCGGTGGCCCGGGAGCGGGAGGCGGGCACCTTCAACCAGCTCCTGGTCACCCCGCTCCGGCCCCCGGAGATCCTCCTCGGCAAGGCCCTGCCGGCCATCTTCATCGGCCTGGCGGAGGCCTCCGTCATCGTGGCCTTCGCGGTTTTTTGGTTCGGTGTGCCCCTCGCCGGGGACCTTCGGCTGCTCTACTTGGGCCTGCTGCTGTTCATGCTGTCCACGGTGGGCATGGGGCTGTTGATCTCCTCGCTGTGCGCCACCCAGCAACAGGCCTTGCTGGGGGCCTTCCTCTATATCGTCCCCGCCATCATCCTGTCCGGCTTCGCCACACCCATCGCCAACATGCCGGAGACGGTCCAGGACCTGACCCTCCTGGACCCCCTGCGCTACTGCCTGGTGGTAGTGCGCGGGGTCTTCCTCAAGGACCTGCCCCTGGAGCTGCTGCTTCCCCAGCTCTGGCCCATGGCGCTCATCGGGCTAGTCACCCTGTCGGCGGCGGGAGCGCTGTTCCGAAGCCGTCTCGGCTAA
- a CDS encoding ABC transporter permease, producing MLTEGRRLWGLVRKETLQIVRDPSSIAIAFVLPLILLLIHGYGISLDAEVVPVGVVLESDAEEARSFAAALEASSAFRTTLFRNRTPATRALLTGHLDAVVVLPPDLERRLRGPGTDPAVQAVVDGVDANHGRLVRGYLERAWTQWVQERIVGAERGATVNLAYRIWFNPELRSRHYLVPGLIAIIMTLIGAMLTALVVAREWERGTMEALLVSPISVNQFLLGKVLPYFLLGMAGMAFTTAIALFLFQVPLRGSLPVLFGAGALFLLAALGMGLFISTVARSQFIAAQVAILATFLPAFILSGFIFDIQSMPWPVQALTYLLAARYFVSILQTVFLAGDVWAVILPNAAALLGMAVLFLGLTRARTRKRLE from the coding sequence ATGCTGACCGAAGGCCGCCGCCTCTGGGGACTGGTGCGCAAGGAGACGCTGCAGATCGTCCGCGATCCGAGCAGCATCGCCATCGCCTTCGTGCTGCCCCTGATCCTGCTGCTCATCCACGGCTACGGCATCTCCCTGGACGCCGAGGTGGTGCCGGTGGGCGTGGTGCTGGAGAGCGACGCCGAGGAGGCGCGCAGCTTCGCCGCGGCGCTGGAGGCCTCCAGCGCCTTTCGCACCACCCTTTTCCGGAACCGGACCCCGGCCACCCGAGCGCTCCTGACCGGGCACCTGGATGCGGTGGTGGTGCTGCCACCCGATCTGGAGCGGCGCCTGCGCGGGCCGGGCACGGATCCCGCCGTCCAGGCGGTGGTGGACGGCGTGGACGCCAACCACGGCAGGCTGGTGCGCGGCTACCTGGAGCGGGCCTGGACCCAGTGGGTACAGGAGCGGATCGTTGGCGCGGAGCGGGGCGCCACCGTGAACTTGGCCTACCGCATCTGGTTCAATCCGGAGCTGCGCAGCCGCCATTACCTGGTTCCGGGACTCATCGCCATCATCATGACCCTCATCGGCGCCATGCTCACCGCGCTGGTGGTGGCCCGGGAGTGGGAGCGCGGCACCATGGAGGCTCTGCTGGTGAGCCCTATCAGCGTCAATCAGTTCCTGCTGGGCAAGGTCCTCCCCTACTTCCTGCTGGGCATGGCCGGCATGGCCTTCACCACGGCCATCGCGCTGTTCCTGTTCCAGGTGCCCCTGCGCGGCTCCCTGCCGGTACTGTTCGGCGCCGGCGCCCTGTTCCTGCTGGCCGCCCTCGGCATGGGACTGTTCATCTCCACAGTCGCCCGCTCCCAGTTCATCGCCGCGCAGGTCGCCATCCTGGCTACCTTCCTGCCAGCCTTCATCCTGTCGGGCTTCATCTTCGATATCCAGTCCATGCCCTGGCCCGTGCAGGCCCTCACCTACCTGCTGGCGGCCCGGTATTTCGTCAGCATCCTGCAGACGGTCTTCCTCGCCGGCGACGTGTGGGCGGTGATCCTGCCCAACGCCGCCGCCCTGCTGGGTATGGCCGTGCTGTTCCTGGGCCTGACCCGGGCGCGAACCCGCAAGCGGCTGGAATAG